A window of the Dongshaea marina genome harbors these coding sequences:
- a CDS encoding MazG nucleotide pyrophosphohydrolase domain-containing protein: protein MPTLTEHPTLSELQRYVCKMEQERDFAKQTLQDKCLLLGEEVGELFKAVRKTNGLAMDPNSQVGSISDELADILIYLCAIANRSNIDLEQAFRDKEQKNQLRRWIKPCDSHADEEFVGSQQVHQWLAEL from the coding sequence ATGCCAACACTTACCGAACACCCAACTCTCAGTGAGCTACAGCGCTATGTCTGCAAGATGGAGCAGGAGCGAGATTTTGCCAAACAAACGCTTCAGGATAAATGTCTGCTGCTGGGCGAAGAGGTCGGAGAGCTGTTTAAGGCGGTTCGCAAGACCAATGGGCTGGCGATGGATCCCAACTCCCAGGTCGGTAGCATCAGTGATGAGCTGGCCGATATCCTGATCTACCTGTGCGCTATCGCCAACCGTAGCAATATCGACCTGGAGCAGGCGTTTCGCGACAAGGAGCAGAAAAATCAGCTCCGCCGGTGGATTAAGCCCTGTGACTCTCACGCTGATGAAGAGTTTGTCGGCAGCCAGCAGGTTCATCAGTGGCTGGCCGAGCTGTAG